One window from the genome of Nicotiana tomentosiformis chromosome 5, ASM39032v3, whole genome shotgun sequence encodes:
- the LOC138892802 gene encoding uncharacterized protein codes for MLEDIGKIPNIKKALQRAIALVGFIYGHSGVLNMMRDFTKNKELVKCGITRFATSFLTLQRLHCQKTNLQAMFTSDKWVISRWSKLPKGKSVAHTVLMTTFWNQVVYILKIMGPLVKVLRLADNEKKPAMGYIYKVMDRAKEAIAKAFDRNIAKYKDIFKIINERQQCQLHHPLHAAGHYLNPEYFYQNSAIENCREVTDGLYACIEKLVPSTEVQDKIISEIPLNTKAEQQFGLPIAKRSRTTRSLGN; via the coding sequence ATGTTGGAAGACATAGGGAAGATTCCAAACATTAAGAAGGCCCTTCAAAGAGCAATTGCCCTTGTCGGTTTCATTTACGGGCACTCAGGAGTCTTAAATATGATGAGAGATTTCACAAAAAATAAAGAGTTGGTGAAATGTGGGATTACTCGATTTGCAACGAGTTTTCTGACTTTGCAACGATTGCACTGTCAAAAAACTAATTTGCAAGCAATGTTTACCTCTGACAAGTGGGTGATTAGTAGATGGTCTAAGTTACCAAAGGGAAAAAGTGTAGCTCATACCGTCTTGATGACAACATTCTGGAACCAGGTTGtgtatattttgaaaataatgggGCCTCTTGTTAAAGTGTTGCGATTAGCTGATAATGAGAAAAAACCTGCAAtgggatatatttataaagtcatgGATAGAGCTAAGGAGGCTATTGCAAAGGCATTTGACAGGAATATTGCAAAGTATAAAGATATCTTTAAGATTATTAATGAAAGACAGCAATGCCAATTGCATCATCCATTACATGCAGCTGGACATTATCTAAATCCAGAGTACTTCTATCAAAATTCAGCTATTGAAAATTGTAGAGAAGTAACAGATGGGTTGTACGCTTGTATTGAAAAATTGGTTCCAAGCACTGAAGTACAAGACAAGATTATATCTGAGATACCACTGAACACTAAAGCTGAACAACAATTTGGCCTTCCGATTGCAAAAAGATCTAGAACGACAAGATCTCTTGGTAACTGA